A genome region from Nicotiana tabacum cultivar K326 chromosome 13, ASM71507v2, whole genome shotgun sequence includes the following:
- the LOC142168346 gene encoding uncharacterized protein LOC142168346, protein MKTPQQASWLVKKIFEARQWLAEAGDPITMLEGMVDKGRFSIKKAYRSLMPQYEKVSWKSLVLAKGLLPRHQFILWLAVQKRLSTVDRLKRWRVQVSQNCVLCETDSIEDLAHLFFSCPYSNNMWRILTRWAGIIRPIGNWDEEVTWYSRKVNNCRPKAGILGFLFAATVYQIWSEKNRRRFTNQKLESKQLIREIILQLHMKG, encoded by the coding sequence ATGAAGACACCACAGCAAGCTAGCTGGCTAGTTAAAAAGATTTTTGAAGCAAGGCAATGGCTAGCTGAAGCAGGAGATCCTATCACAATGCTAGAAGGAATGGTTGACAAAGGCAGATTCAGCATTAAGAAAGCTTACAGATCTCTTATGCCTCAGTATGAAAAGGTCTCATGGAAAAGTCTGGTGCTAGCTAAAGGCTTACTACCTAGGCACCAATTCATACTATGGTTAGCTGTCCAAAAAAGACTATCCACAGTAGACAGACTAAAGAGATGGAGGGTGCAGGTTTCTCAGAACTGTGTGCTATGTGAGACTGACTCTATTGAAGATCTTGCGCATCTGTTCTTCTCCTGTCCATATTCAAACAACATGTGGAGGATCCTAACAAGATGGGCAGGGATAATAAGACCAATTGGCAACTGGGATGAAGAGGTAACATGGTACTCCAGGAAAGTTAACAATTGCAGACCAAAGGCAGGTATCCTGGGATTCTTATTTGCGGCAACAGTCTACCAGATCTGGTCAGAAAAAAATAGACGCAGGTTTACCAACCAGAAACTGGAAAGCAAACAGCTCATCAGAGAGATCATACTACAACTGCATATGAAAGGGTAG